Proteins from one Hoplias malabaricus isolate fHopMal1 chromosome 2, fHopMal1.hap1, whole genome shotgun sequence genomic window:
- the fam78ab gene encoding protein FAM78A: MGCVQSLRRCKAKGLREGVCVLEVNASIDPDPTSVDESSSVVLRYRTPHFRASARLSVPPITSTETWTVGWIQACNHMEFHNTYGAKGMSSWELPELRDGKIQAISDSDGVNYPWYGNTTETCIIVGPTRKESKFTVSMNDNFYPSVTWGIPVGRSDEHLLSSVRRDQSFTTWLVAINQASGETLVLRTVRWRMRLHIEVDPQKTLGQRTRLCEPIAQEQPLILSKNLPIPTNAMVKPNANDAQVLMWRPRTGEPVVVIPPKYCADI, translated from the exons ATGGGCTGCGTGCAGAGTCTGCGGCGCTGTAAGGCGAAGGGTCTGCgcgagggtgtgtgtgtgctggaggtGAATGCCAGCATCGACCCAGACCCCACCAGCGTGGACGAGTCTTCCTCTGTGGTGCTGCGCTACCGGACGCCTCACTTCCGCGCCTCTGCTCGACTCTCCGTTCCCCCCATCACCTCCACGGAGACCTGGACGGTGGGCTGGATACAGGCCTGTAACCACATGGAGTTCCACAACACGTACGGAGCCAAAGGGAT GTCGAGCTGGGAGCTTCCTGAACTCCGTGATGGAAAGATCCAGGCCATTAGCGACTCAGACGGAGTGAACTATCCATGGTACGGCAACACCACAGAGACCTGCATCATCGTGGGCCCCACCAGGAAAGAGAGCAAGTTCACAGTAAGCATGAACGACAACTTTTACCCCAGCGTGACCTGGGGGATCCCAGTGGGCCGCAGCGACGAGCATCTGCTTAGCAGCGTGAGACGGGACCAGAGTTTCACCACGTGGCTGGTCGCTATCAACCAGGCGTCTGGGGAGACCCTGGTGCTGAGGACGGTCCGCTGGAGGATGAGGCTCCACATCGAGGTGGACCCTCAGAAAACACTGGGACAAAGGACCAGGCTCTGCGAACCCATCGCTCAGGAGCAGCCCCTCATCCTCAGCAAGAACCTTCCCATCCCCACAAACGCCATGGTCAAGCCCAATGCCAACGATGCACAGGTCCTCATGTGGAGGCCCAGGACCGGAGAGCCAGTGGTGGTCATCCCACCCAAGTACTGCGCCGATATTTAA